From a region of the Loxodonta africana isolate mLoxAfr1 unplaced genomic scaffold, mLoxAfr1.hap2 scaffold_29, whole genome shotgun sequence genome:
- the LOC135229392 gene encoding olfactory receptor 5V1-like, whose amino-acid sequence MDVYNQTTITEFILSGLSDLPEVRYPLFVVFAAIYQVTLVGNGAILLAVGTKQKLHTPMYYFLANLSLLDIFCPSATVPKMLKNLLTKNQSISFVGCALQLFFLVALAGTEVFLLAVMAYDRYVAICFPLSYILIMTKGSCVKLTAGTWASGFLNSLLHTVFTFRLSFCKSNQVNQYYCGIPPVVALSCSSTYVAEMLVLVVGGILGISAFLITGISYIYIISTILKIRSAEGKCKAFSTCASHLLVACLFYGTMIFTYIRPSSRHHSPARDRLISMLYGVITPMLNPLIYSLRNTEVKGALRKVLCHKACLKQG is encoded by the coding sequence ATGGATGTCTACAACCAAACTACCATCACAGAGTTCATCCTCAGTGGTCTCTCTGACCTCCCAGAGGTACGCTACCCTCTCTTTGTGGTCTTTGCTGCCATCTATCAGGTCACCTTGGTGGGAAATGGGGCCATTCTCCTTGCTGTTGGAACTAAACAAAAGCTGCACACacccatgtattattttttggcaAATCTGTCCCTCTTAGATATTTTCTGCCCATCAGCTACTGTTCCCAAGATGCTCAAGAACCTCTTGACCAAGAATCAAAGCATTTCTTTTGTTGGATGTGCTTTGCAGCTTTTTTTCCTAGTGGCCCTGGCAGGGACCGAGGTCTTCCTTCTCGCTGTCATGGCTTATGACCGGTACGTGGCCATATGTTTCCCCCTTTCTTACATCCTCATCATGACAAAGGGGAGCTGTGTGAAGCTTACAGCAGGGACCTGGGCATCAGGGTTTCTCAATTCTCTTCTGCACACGGTGTTCACGTTCCGCCTGTCTTTCTGCAAGTCCAATCAGGTCAACCAGTATTATTGTGGCATCCCTCCAGTGGTGGCCCTCTCCTGCTCTTCCACGTATGTGGCAGAAATGCTTGTCTTAGTGGTAGGAGGTATCTTGGGCATCAGTGCCTTTCTAATCACTGGTATCTCTTATATCTACATCATATCCACCATCCTAAAGATCAGGTCAGCTGAAGGGAAGTGCAAAGCCTTCTCCACATGTGCTTCTCACCTCCTTGtggcttgtttgttttatggtaCAATGATATTTACCTATATCCGCCCCTCCTCCAGACACCACTCCCCAGCCAGAGACAGGCTCATCTCAATGCTGTATGGGGTTATTACCCCAATGTTAAACCCCCTcatctacagcctgagaaacACGGAGGTAAAAGGAGCACTCAGAAAGGTTTTATGTCATAAGGCATGTTTAAAGCAAGGATGA